AATATTTGGGATACGTGAAAATAGCACTGCAGAAATCATATCAAGAGTTGGACCTACAGAAATGGGATGaaagcaaaacaaaaaaaaaaaaaaaaaaaaggcggaAGGAAATAAATAACGCGGTGCGCGTTACTCACTCGAGTGTTGGTTTAAAACTTACAGCTGCCAAATTCCGCGAATCAACGGAGGCATACGGCTATAATTAATAACAAGAAAACTCTGCTTAACGTCGAGTAGCCTCTCCGTTTCGCTCTGGAGATTATCTGGCCACATTcccaaaacaaaaaaaaagaaacaaaaaataataaataaaaaaaaatgtataatttggaAATGTTTAAATCttctcgtttgaaaaaaaatatcccacTACCGACGTTCAGGATGATAAATAAACTATGCTCATGAGTCAAAGTAAAGATTTGCTAGAACTTGACGTTGCACAGCCCTCATAGATACGTTATACGATAGAGTATAGATTGACAGTAATCAGAGAAGGTATCGTCGTATCACTCCGGTTAACTGAGGTGAGACATTGGTCTCGTATTTTTTAACAACCTATTAAAAGCTAAGGAGCTCACTCTCGGATCTATAAACTAACCTGAAGCGTTATCAGATTGGCCCACTTTAACACCGGCACAGGGAAAGTAAATTTATGTATCCTGCAGTTGCCCTCAAGAAGAACCGGGGGTCCCCCCGGCACGAGTGGCCAATATCCAGGGAACCTACTTTATTATACCAAGCCGCCATGGAGTTACCTCAAGTAAACGAAACCATTTACGGCGAGGAACGAAACGCGGGGGGATGATGAAGGGGCCATAGGAGGGGTAGGGGGAGGGTGGCGCGGTCTAAATATAATCTCCCTAGATTCCAGATTATTAAACGTGGGCGTTGCCTCTCCAAAGCCAACGCGGAGGAGGGCCAGGGAAACAGGTGTAGcgtatttatattaaaaatcgcCCGTGCGTCATCCGACCTCGTGTCTAATAGATCCTGGGACAGACTCGACTCGTgaatacttttctttttctatctcAAACTAATCATACCTGCGGTCTACGAATTCCCGTCGCGATGCCCGACGTCAGCTGCGATAGCAACAAGTGATTGACACTGGTCCAACTTATGTGCTCGcccactttcggaactttggtATTTGATCATGACCACTGATGAAGCACTGAGTGGTCGGGACTCGCGAAGGTGTTGCACGGTTTACAGTTTAGaggtgtttgaaattttttgaagagGGGTTTTGACTAACGGTGAATGGCTCTATCCCGACAGGACGTCGCTGACAGACTACAGTCAGAAGAGGAAGCCAGGAACCAGCTCTTCCAGAACAAGAAGAAACTGGAACAGGAGGTGTCCGGGCTGAAGAAGGATATCGAAGACTTGGAATTGACAGTACAAAAGTCCGAGCAGGACAAGGCGACCAAGGACCACCAGATCCGCAATCTCAACGACGAGATTGCACACCAGGATGAGCTTATCAACAAGCTCAACAAGGAGAAGAAGAACCAGGGTGAGGTCAACCAGAAGACTGCTGAGGAACTCCAGGCTGCTGAAGACAAGGTCAACCACCTCAACAAGGTGAAGGCCAAGCTTGAACAGACCCTGGATGAACTCGAAGACTCTCTGGAACGCGAGAAGAAACTCCGGTAAGTCGATATTCAACTATTCTCCAACTTATAGTTAACCGAAATGCGAACTTTTCACTTTCAACGTCTACCTCGCACCTTGCAGCGGAGACGTAGAAAAGACCAAGAGGAAGGTTGAGGGAGACCTGAAACTCACCCAGGAGGCTGTTGCCGACCTTGAGAGGAACAAGAAGGAACTTGAACAGACCATCCAGCGTAAGGACAAGGAACTTTCATCCCTGACCGCCAAGCTCGAGGACGAACAGTCCCTTGTTGGCAAGCTCCAGAAACAGATCAAGGAGCTCCAGGCCCGCATTGAGGAGCTCGAAGAAGAGGTAAGTGGCGGAGTGGGACCATCAACGAATCTGAACCGACATTTTCATCCGGGGAATCAATTGTTATGTGCCTACCTGTTAACAGGTTGAAGCCGAGCGACAAGCTCGCGCCAAGGCTGAGAAGCAACGCAGCGACTTGGCCCGCGAGCTTGAAGAGCTTGGCGAACGCCTCGAGGAAGCTGGTGGTGCCACATCCGCTCAGATCGAGCTCAACAAGAAGCGCGAGGCCGAGCTGAGCAAACTCCGCAGGGACCTCGAGGAGGCCAACATCCAGCACGAGGGATCATTGGCCAACCTTCGCAAGAAGCACAATGACGCCGTAGCCGAGATGGGAGAACAGATCGACACTCTCAACAAGCTGAAGGCTAGGTGAGTGCTTTGCATCCTGATGACAGATTGGGGGGTGAGGTATTGCATTGCGTACCAAACCGCGATTTAGAGTAATATCTAATATCCGTTGGACATAGTTTTGAAGCtatgttgtaaattttgttaaaaatttctgaccAGGGCCGATAAGGGCCGTGCCGATATACACCAAGAGTTGAACAACGCTCGCGGAGCCATCGATCTAGTAGCAAGGGAGAAGGTAGACTGAAAATGTCCCCCGGTCCCTGAATACCATTTGTCTGTTTTACCCTTAATCTTACGTCGTCACTATCAGCATGGAAGCACACAATCCTGTCATCTATTGTTCGGTCGTGAATTGAATCAATGAAGCTCGACAAGTGAATAATACGATTTTCAGTTTCCACAAAAAACTTCAATGTATCGCCTTGCGCTCATTGATTGCGGTTAATCTGTTTCTAACGTTTTTCGTCGTTTCCATTCCATGTCACACAAAACAGGGCCGAGAAAGAGAAGGTGCAGTACTTCAGCGAGCTGAACGATCTTCGCGCTGGAGTCGACCATCTTACAAACGAGAAGGTAACCCCGAATGATCCGATCCTTCCGCACCGCAACTAACGCTATTTAGGGGGATCCGAACTCTGAAACTTGAGCCAATGAACAAGGGACAACGTAGGAGACATCACATTGGCTGTGAATGTTCTTTGTGACGTGACGTGATCCCCAAAATGCTTGCTTCCGCTCgtttattattacaaaacTTTTGGTGGCTGAAGTCAACTTGGCGGTGGTGATGGATTGCACACTTTTAAAATCGTACCGTTTTATGTGCAATCATTATCAACACCAGATCCAAGTTTGCTTGGCCTTCGATACCAGGTTCGCGTCTTACTAATGGCgtaaaatgattatttaaacAGGCTGCTCAGGAGAAGATCGCGAAGCAGCTTCAACACCAGCTGAACGAAACCCAGGGCAAACTTGAGGAGACCAACCGCACCTTGAACGACTTTGACGCCGCAAAGAAGAAGCTGTCGATTGAGAACAGCGACCTGCTCCGTCAACTGGAGGAGGCTGAATCCCAGGTTAGCCAGCTGTCAAAGATCAAGATCTCGCTGACTACCCAGCTCGAAGACACGAAGAGACTCGCCGACGAAGAGTCCCGCGAGCGTGCCACCCTCCTTGGCAAATTCCGCAATCTGGAACACGACCTGGACAACATCCGCGAacaggtggaggaggaggccGAAGGCAAGGCCGACATCCAGAGGCAGTTGAGCAAGGCGAACGCAGAGGCTCAGCTGTGGCGCACAAAGTACGAGTCCGAGGGTGTCGCCAGGGCCGAGGAACTCGAGGAAGCCAAGCGCAAGCTCCAGGCTCGCCTCGCCGAAGCCGAGGAGACGATCGAATCCCTCAACCAGAAGGTCATCGCCCTCGAGAAGACCAAGCAGCGTCTTGCGACCGAAGTCGAGGACCTCCAACTGGAGGTCGACCGTGCGACGGCGATCGCAAACGCCGCggagaagaagcagaaggcCTTCGACAAGATCATTGGAGAATGGAAACTCAAGGTGGACGACCTTGCCGCCGAGCTGGACGCCAGCCAAAAGGAGTGCCGCAACTACAGCACGGAACTCTTCAGGCTCAAGGGTGCCTACGAGGAGGGACAGGAACAGCTGGAGGCTGTCCGCCGCGAGAACAAGAACCTCGCCGACGAGGTCAAGGACCTCCTCGACCAGATTGGAGAGGGTGGACGCAACATCCACGAGATCGAGAAGGCAAGGAAGCGCCTGGAGGCTGAGAAGGACGAACTTCAAGCCGCCCTTGAGGAGGCTGAAGCTGCCCTTGAACaggaggagaacaaggtgCTCCGCAGCCAGCTTGAACTTAGCCAGGTCAGGCAGGAGATCGACCGCCGTATCcaggagaaggaggaagagtTCGAGAACACCAGAAAGAACCACCAGCGCGCTCTCGACTCCATGCAGGCGTCCCTCGAAGCCGAAGCCAAGGGCAAGGCTGAGGCGCTTCGCATGAAGAAGAAGCTTGAGGCTGACATCAACGAGCTTGAGATCGCCCTTGACCATGCGAACAAGGCCAACGCCGAGGCGCAGAAGAACATCAAGAGATACCAGCAGCAGTTGAAGGACGTTCAGACCGCCCTTGAAGAGGAACAGCGTGCCCGTGACGACGCCAGGGAGCTCCTTGGAATCTCGGAGCGTCGTGCAAACGCTCTGCAAAACGAACTCGAGGAGAGCCGCACCCTCCTTGAGCAGGCTGACCGCGGACGTCGCCAGGCCGAACAGGAACTTGGAGACGCCCACGAACAGTTGAACGAGCTCGGCGCACAGAACGCCTCAATTTCCGCCGCCAAGAGGAAACTCGAGAGTGAACTCCAGACCCTGCACGTGAGTAACATTCCGACCGTTTTTAGCCTTTTGTATGGTGATTATCAGCGTTAGAAATTTCACACTGTCCACGTTTACTTGTAGTCCGACCTTGACGAGCTTCTCAACGAAGCCAAGAACTCCGAGGAGAAGGCCAAGAAGGCAATGGTAGACGCGGCAAGACTCGCCGACGAACTCAGGGCCGAACAAGACCACGCTCAGACCCAAGAGAAACTACGCAAGGCACTTGAGACCCAGATCAAGGAACTCCAGGTCCGTCTTGACGAAGCCGAGGCCAACGCCCTTAAGGGAGGAAAGAAGGCGATCCAGAAACTGGAACAGCGAGTCCGCGAACTGGAGAACGAACTTGACGGAGAACAGAGGAGGCACGCCGACGCCCAGAAGAACCTGCGCAAGTCCGAGCGCCGCATCAAGGAGCTCAGCTTCCAGGTGAGTTCGATATTGACAGTTTGGATAAGTCGGTCGATCAGAAATATTCAAAAGCAAAATTCGATTGGGTTCTTTTGTTAACGCGCGTCTACTTGTTTCACGCAGGCCGACGAGGACCGCAAGAACCACGAGCGCATGCAAGACCTGGTCGACAAACTGCAGCAGAAGATCAAGACGTACAAGAGGCAGATCGAGGAGGCCGAGGAAATCGCAGCCCTCAACCTTGCCAAGTTCCGCAAGGCACAACAGGAGCTCGAAGAAGCCGAGGAAAGAGCAGACCTTGCCGAGCAGGCCATCGCCAAGTTCCGTACCAAGGGACGCGGAGGAAGCGCAGCCCGTGGTCTCAGCCCAGCGGTAAGATAAAAGTATTTACCTAGCATATCTCCTATGCCCGTTCGCGTGAAAAGGACGAAGGaagtaaaagaaattaatgaataatcgtcaacgtgataaaaaaaaaagccaaaCGAACCTTGAGTCACTTTTATGTAAAGAGATTATTCCATTCTATGCCCGAATTTAGCCCCAGAAGGGTCGCAAGTTAGCAGCCCTGGAGTAGCCAGTCGCCGCTACCCCCAGTAAGTCCGAAAATGACCCAAATGTGTGCAGCGTGATTTCGTGCCCATAatagtttagtttttttttttttttccattattatttctctctctttttctcatttcatctCTCCACTCACTGTCCCAGCAGTAAATTATTGTACAGCTATCTACATTTATCTCATCCTGATTATATACCCACTCCCACTGACGTTCGCGGTCAGATAATTGAGAAATCGTGCACATCTAAACGTGTATCGAtgcggaaaaataaatatcacctaacgagaggggaaaaaaaaacaaggaaagaAATGGAAAGCACATCACAGCGTGTAAACCCTGACCTCGTATTTGTATCTAAATCAGCTAAGTAGCCCAAAGCTCAATTAATATAGTTATATTCGTAATAATTCGCTCTCACAATATTGCACTCAAAGCAAAGGAGAATCACTCACCTATTTATGCATAATAAACAGTTTTAGCGGCGCTCAGTCATCCCTGTAAGACCCCAATACAGAAGGACAGGCTCCAGTTTGGTCATGCATCGCGACAAGCTCCCAATAATATCACTTAATCACCGTATTTAATCACTACACTGCACTATATCACAAAAACGCAAACGAAAAAGTGGATGAAAACAACTTTAGTCAGAAGAATCCGAACACTGGGAATGTCGTACAGCCGCACAGTAAACAAATACATGTTACGATAATTCAAGCCAGCCGCTATTCGTGATAACAATCGTCGCAACGGACTTGAATTTCGGCTCGGACATACCGCAGAGACGAAGACGATCCCCCAACTTCTGCACTCGTACTACGGAATTTGGTAGATCTTCTCAGCGTCACTTTATATGAATAAGCGTAGGAAGATTGTAGTAGTGCGGGTTTGGCGACATCTCGCGGCGTAAGTCAGAGTCGAGATCCGAGTCCCTGCAATTTCTAATATTCATACAGCTTAAAAACATCACGATATTGTCTACATATTCCAGATCTCTCTTTTaactgtttgttttttatttattattttacagcCACACAGACCCATGCAGCGACCCATGTTCGACGGTTCTGCGTTCCCGCCACGCTTCGACCTTCAGCCCGACGGTGAGCTGTAAGCCAAGAAAAAAACGCGAATCCCATCAAATCTTTCCCTTTCCTATACCACtgtaagaacaaaaaaaaacaaacatactaaaaaaaaataaaaaataccccACCTCTCGCCTCATCACGAAACACACCGCCGTcctatataaaatatatatctcATAATACGccaaatattcatatatatatgtaccaaAGTAACATGAAACATTCAttgagataataataataatgttaacaAGTAACTTATAACGATGATAATCGCGTCACCATAAGAAGCAAGAAGACATCACGACGATCGTTCGCGAgcttatgtatatatatatatacacatatatatatatatatacgtcaTGTCATATCATATACACGATATTACGATATgtagtaaaataattattgaaagagatacgtacacacacatatacatacatgcgaCGAGTGCAGTAACACCCACCGTGTGTAAATGAGGAAGAGGTGTTCGAACAGCAGTGTGACACCGCCGTAACGAGGATATAAgatcaaaataaataacgaaagaaagaataagattgtaaaaaaaacaagaaagaacaacaagcaaaataaataaataaataaatgaaatgaataacgaACAAGATCGAGAAcatcacaataataataatattgtatatcCTATATAaagtaatttaatttataaaacgaaatatgtatttattaaaataaataagcaaataaataaatataagaacTGAATTGAAATCACGAGCACACCTCTTCTACCCGTGTAACACATATACTAtctacctatatatatatatgtaagatGTGTAATTTATTGTGTAGCCTAGATACACGTgcattgtatatgtatatacatatcccCCAAGAACGATCAACTATTACTACGTCTTTTTGCTCAAAAGTGTGATGCATGAACGGCCGAGGCGGGgcttttcattaattttcatctcgCAAACGTATATAAGCGCATATACGATTCTCATGCATTATACACACAaaacgacaaataaaaaaaaaaaaaaaaaaaaaaaaacaattttttctaataaaatcgTACGTCAGAATAAAACACGCGTCATTTGACTATAATGAACACGTATTGtcaattatattgtattatattatataaagtgataataataattactcaaaatatacataaacaaATCTTGTGATTACTTCGGTTAAGGTCAAGACCCTTGTTCATATATAACTGATACCGTGGAACGaactacatacatatataacagCGTTACGAAAATTAATGATAACGACAAACGCTAAAATTCTGTACGATATGGAAAGATAATCGGTCGTCGCCTCGTTTATCTTGTGCTTTCTATTTTGTTTGGTTGAATGTTCTCCAGCTGCTTGAAAAAGCCCCACCACATTTTCCATATCGGCCAAGTCTCGGTGCTGACTCCGAACTCCTTGCAGGTTTGCTCAAAGGCCGGTTGACACAGGTGAAGGTAGGTATGGTCGATAGTTGGAAGAAGATGATGCAGAGTATGGGAGCCGAAATTGGTCAGAACGAGGAAAGTCGACGCCTCGATCTCCAGGCGATCGCGAACCGTGTCCACCTGGGCTAGACCAAAGTCCATATCCTTACGACGAACGTCACCGTCGTGGTAGATTTCCGGATGCTGGTGAGCCGCGTGTAGACCGGCTACCCCGAAGTGGAAACTGGCTAccacgattattttcagaTAGGTAACCAGAGCTGATGACGGTGGTGCCACCAAACACATCAGAGTCGGGATCAGCAACGGCACCGCGTCTCTCAGCTCCGGACCTCCAAACTCCCAAAATATGCTGTAGACTCTGTTTCGATGGGAAGGTGAAATGGAAGAAATATGTAATTTGAACGttgacatattttcaaataggATCGATTGGTATTTCTCATACCTTCTTATTGCATGGAGGAAATAAATGATGCAGTAAACGAGTGGGAAATAGATCCAAGAGAAGTAACGTGTTATCAATGATTTGTCCTTGCGAGGCAGAAGGTAAAATATAGGCTCGTGTATGGTGATCTCCAAGTCGATAATCGTGTTAGTGTAGAGATGGTGGCTGAGAATATGCATGATTCGCCATTCTCTGGATGACATCAGGCTCAAGTCCATGTAGTACATACGGAAGGTGTCCCTCTGGTGTAGGAAGTTGTGGCCCACTATTGCAGTCCACGTTAGAAAAATTCCTgcagagaaagaaaatgtatGGTCTTGTAGATTCTACGTGCTGAAAATAACCCCATGGCTGTAAGATTATCGGTATAACGAAAGTACCCACCACTCGCTACGATCATCAACCACGATGGGGCTATGGCAGCTTTCACGCAAAGAGCTAACGTCACGATGAAGAGAAAGTCAGCAATAAAGTTGGTACTTCGAGCTGACGTGTGAATGTCGACGTCCTTAAGCGCTTCTCTGACGCGTCCTTTGAATTTTCGGTAAAATCCATCAGGCTTAAAAGTCAACGGAGAAGATCTCGGGGTGACAGCGTCCCGGATGTAGAAGTTTGGCAAAAGTTTTTCAGCCAGCAGCGTAATGTGGTGCGCCTACAGCAGAAGGATATTGACGGTTAGTATTGAATGGTTTGGAAACATGATAGGGTTAACTTAAAAGAGACTTAAAGATTACCTCGAACGCCTCCGTGATGTCGGTTCCTTCGGTGAGCGTGAGCCATTCACTACCGCCTGGATGATTTCTTATCCATTTACTGAGATCGTAAAGTTTATCACCGATCCTCCAGAGTCCTTCGGCACCGTCATCCTTCCTCTTTCCTTCTAACCAACGTGCGCCTGTTTTCCAGCCGACGTCCCGACCGGTTGGGTACTTGAAACCACCGAAGGTGGTATCACCCCACTTTTTACCAATATTTTCGTCGACCATTTAACTGGCTCCTTTCCAATGACTGGATACTTCCAATGCAAATTGAATTGTGGCACTGATTATTCGCACTCGAACGATTTTGTACGAATCTGCTCACACTCGAATTGGTTAGACGAACCAAACTCTATCGTTGAGCATCAAGTGCGCCCTCGAGTTTAACTGGATAATTACTAAACAGCTTGAAGAATCGGTAAAAAGTATATAAAGCAGGTCTTCGGATCgcgataacaaaaaaatgcCAGTATCTCGCAAATTGGTTATGTGGAAGATATATCAAGCAAGTGTAATCAACAAGGGAGAATGGCGACGGCAAATAATTTTCGATAACTATTAAGTGCAGATGTAAATTATCGAATGTTTTCAACTGCGTGGATAAGTTACTTGTTATGATATGGTTACGATAAACTAATTTTCGTTTATGTAACCCCATCAAAGTATGTCAACCGTATCTAAGAtcaaaggtgaaaaatttgatacgcaatttttatcatctcTTAAAATAAACATAACAAAGTATAATAACAAATTGCGAAACCCTCTATCCAGTTCATACACGTAATATTTACCACtctaaatttttaacgaatcaTCTAACTGGATTAATCGGAGCCTCTCGAACTCGTAAAGCTTTCGTTTACAGAAATGTTAgtaaattttcagattttatttttgcaattattcAATAATCCTCCAATAGCGTTTACTTTAATTTCCAAAATACACAACACGCCAAGGGATACATTGAGTAACAATATTGATTAGATACAGTGGAAAaaggattttaaaaattaagaaagtATCAAGACACGGTTAAATGTTTTTCGATAATCATCGCATGTTCGGTGTATTTTTCGGTTCAACGTTTCCCAACTGCTTGAATTGGCCCTTCAAAAGCTTCCACTGAGTCCAAAGTTCCGTACTGACGCCAAACTCCTTGCAGGTTTGCTCAAAGGCTGGTTGGCATAGGTGAAGATAGGCATGATCCACGGTAGGTAGTAGATGATGCAAAGTGTGAGACCCATAGTGGGTCAGGATAAGAAATATGGAAGGCTCGATCTCGACACGGTCACGGACCGCGTCTAGCTGGGCAAGGCCCCAATCGGTATCCTCGCGACGGGCGTCCCCGTCATGATAGATGTCCGGATGATGATGTGCCGCATTCAATCCAACCAGACTAAAGTGGCAGCTGGCAATAAAGATGACCTTCGCCCAGGTGATAAAAGCGGTCAGCGGAGGTGCGACGAAGCACATCAATGTCGGGATCAGAAAGGGTACCGCGTCTCTTAGCTCGGGTTCGCCAAACTCCCAAAAGACAGAATAGATCCTGTGTGAAAAGGGATAATGAGAATAATCAGACGGGGATCCGAATTAACTTACCGATACCCACCTTTTGATcgcgtgtataaaatatgtcAGACTGTAAACGAGAGGAGAATAGAGCCATGCAAAATTCCGTGGTATCAGTCCTTTATCTTTGCGAGGTAGCAGGTGAAAGATGGGCTCAAACATTATTATCTCCAGGTCAAGGAGCGTATTTGTGTAAAGATGGTGACTTAGAGCGTGAAAGATCCGCCATTCCTTGGAGGACATTGGGCTCAAATCCATGTACCACATGCGGTAGTTGTCCCTCTGATGCATGTAATTGTGCCCCGCATTCAAAGTCCAGGTCAAGAATATTCCTACAGAAGATTAACAGAGACTTTACTTTGTCTTGGGTGAGAAAGAGGGATGAATTCGAATCCAAAATGAATTCCAAACTAATATCAAGGTAACCAATTCGTTACCGCTCGCCACGATTGTGATCCAAGATTGGGTCGCTGCAGCCGTCGTACAGAGGAGTAACGTGGTGGCGAAGAGAAAATCTGCAATAAGATTCGAGGTCTTCGTTGGCCTGTGAAAGTCGACATCCTTTAGGGCTTCCCTGGCACGTTCTTTGAATATTCGATAGAAACCATCGGGCTTGAAGGTGAAAGGACAGGACCTCGGGGCGGTCGCTTCTCGGACGTAGAACTCTGGCAGCAGACGTTCAGCAAGAAGCGTTACATGATGTGCCTGTGACAAGAATGGAATAGATGTAAAAATTGCAAGGTTTGAGAATTCAAGGAACGAACGGAATGTCTCAAGGCCAAAGAACACCTCGAATGCCTCCGTGATGTCGGTCCCCTGGGTGAGCGTTATCCACTCGGAACCGCCCGGATGGTTCCTTGCCCATCCGTCGAGGTCGTAGAGTTTATCACCGATCCGCCATAGTCCTTCGGCTCCATCGTCCAGTCGCTTTCCTTTCAGCCAGCCTGCCCCAGTCTTTAATCCGGCGCCACGTTCACTTGGGTACTTCAACCCCATGAGAGTGCTCTCCATCTTTTTTGCCGTCATTTTCGTTGCTGGTAACGTTGTACTTTGAAtactatttaaaaaatgtaccaGTGTCGAGTCTCGTTGAAAGCCAAACTGTAATGAGGGCAGCTTACAAATTCCTTCACCAAATATTTGCGCGTATTTCGTGACAAACAAGTCAGCTGACGTATACTTGACTGATTGACAATAATGGCCGAacactgaaaatttcaattctttgcGATTTATAAAGCTTCCACTACTACCAACAAAATAGTGGTGTTATTATCACTTGTATGTAGATGCAGCAATCAATAGTTGAAAGGGGAGTCAATAATTGTGACTGTGGTTTCATCAATCATTCTCAGATGATAAGTAGCTGCGTTATTAACTATTATCACGGTTCTCAGTTGTGAACAAGAAATATGTTAAAGAGTCGAAATAAATTGCTGTATATCACATGTCAAAAACTTATCGTTGAAATGACTGTCATCTgtagtttataaaaattgcaaactctGTTCTGTCCTTATTTACGACGTAGTTTCGAGAatggaaacttttttaattgaattagcACCTAGTAAATGTAATTTTACAATTCTGATGTATTCTGTATCGATCGTCTTGACTCCTGCTAAATGTAAGATAGCCTGTTCTATCATGCCGCAACCGACACGTTCCATTCAATCTCCttgcttgaaattttaatgATGTTGGTAATATGTTTGATGGGAATTGCATTACGGTTGCATAAACTGAAATAACTTCTTTGGCAAAACGTCGTGCTTGAAGATAGACGAGCATTGTAGAGGGTCTATGCCACGGGGAAATTTCATGAAACAATCTGTTTTTTATACTGGCATGAAGAAGAGTATTTAAACATCGTTGAAtagttttgttttcatttctatcAGAAATGATAATCACAGAAACTACATGTAATCAAATTTACACATACTATCATATTTTATCCTATTGTATCCGCTTCAACTTTGTTTCAAACGaacaaagataaaaattgagcaaATGGTTTTTCCCTAAACTACCAAGATATGAAGTAGAGAAATTGCATGAAACTTTCCTATTGATCGCAATTTGGATTCGTAACTCACGAATGCACGTTTCTCTAAAAGACCTGTTTACATGTCATGCGTCGTTTCGATTTTATTCTCTTAAGCATATATCAAGGTATAATATGATGAAACATAGATGATTATCTAGTATTGGGCGTCTTCTTCGGCTCGGTGTTTTGTAGCTGCATGAATTGGCCCTTGAAGAGTTTCCACTGAGTCCATAGATCGGTATTAACGCCAAACTCTTTGCAGGTTTGCTCGAAGGCAGGTTCGCAGAGGTGTAAGTAAGAATGATCGACGGTTGGTAGAAGGTGGTGGAGGGTGTGCCATCCGAGGTGGGTCAATACGAGAAAAGGGGAAGACTGGATTTCGACGCCATCCCGGACTGCGTCTATTTGAGCCAGGCCCCAGTCTAAATCCTCGCGATGGACATCTCCATCGTGATAGATGTCAGGGTGATGGTGAGCAGCGTTTACACCGATCAAGCCGAAATGAAAACTGGATATAACGATAACCTTCATCCAAGTAACCAGCGCGAGACTCGGCGGTGCCACTGAACACATCAAGGCTGGGATCAGAAACGGTGTTAAATCCCTGTAATCTAAGGTGCCCCACTCAAAAGCCAGACTGTAGATTCTGTAACGAAGAAAACGTGGTTATTCAGTCAGTATTCGAATTGATTCTGTCATATTTGTGATACTGTCGGATCAG
The Neodiprion fabricii isolate iyNeoFabr1 chromosome 5, iyNeoFabr1.1, whole genome shotgun sequence genome window above contains:
- the LOC124183046 gene encoding myosin heavy chain, muscle isoform X9, translating into MPKPIKQEGEDPDPTPYLFVSLEQKRIDQTKPYDAKKACWVPDEKEGYVLGEIKATKGDVVSVSLPGGETKQFRKEQVAQVNPPKFEKSEDMADLTFLNEASVLHNLKQRYYNKMIYTYSGLFCVAINPYKRYPVYTQRCAKLYRGKRRSEVPPHIFAISDGAYVNMLTNSENQSMLITGESGAGKTENTKKVIAYFATVGASTKKEDNPNQKKGSLEDQVVQTNPVLEAFGNAKTVRNDNSSRFGKFIRIHFGPSGKLAGADIETYLLEKARVISQQSLERSYHIFYQMMSGSVNGLKPMCFLSDNIYDYYNVSQGKISIPGMDDGEECQLTDQAFDVLGFTQEEKDNIYKITAAVMHMGGMKFKQRGREEQAEADGTEEGERVAKLLGCDCADLYKNLLKPRIKVGNEFVTQGRNKDQVAYSVGAMSKAMFDRLFKWLVKKCNETLDTKQKRQHFIGVLDIAGFEIFDFNSFEQLCINFTNEKLQQFFNHHMFILEQEEYKREGIEWTFIDFGMDLQQTIDLIEKPMGILSILEEESMFPKATDKTFEEKLNNNHLGKSPNFLKPKPPKPGQQAAHFAIGHYAGNVPYNITGWLEKNKDPLNDSVVDQFKKSQNKLLVEIFADHPGQSGGGDAGGGKGGRGKKGGGFSTVSSSYKEQLNNLMTTLRATQPHFVRCIIPNELKQPGLIDSHLVMHQLTCNGVLEGIRICRKGFPNRMVYPDFKLRYKILAPAAVDKVASDPKKAAEAVLDAAALDADQFRLGHTKVFFRAGVLGQMEELRDERLSKIVSWMQAFVRGYLTRKDYKKLQEQRLALQVVQRNLRKYLQLRTWPWWKLWQKVKPLLNATRIEDELAKWEEKATRAQEAFEREEKARKELEALNSKLLSEKTDLLRQLEGEKGSLSEFQEKSIKLAAQKVDLESQLQDVADRLQSEEEARNQLFQNKKKLEQEVSGLKKDIEDLELTVQKSEQDKATKDHQIRNLNDEIAHQDELINKLNKEKKNQGEVNQKTAEELQAAEDKVNHLNKVKAKLEQTLDELEDSLEREKKLRGDVEKTKRKVEGDLKLTQEAVADLERNKKELEQTIQRKDKELSSLTAKLEDEQSLVGKLQKQIKELQARIEELEEEVEAERQARAKAEKQRSDLARELEELGERLEEAGGATSAQIELNKKREAELSKLRRDLEEANIQHEGSLANLRKKHNDAVAEMGEQIDTLNKLKARAEKEKVQYFSELNDLRAGVDHLTNEKAAQEKIAKQLQHQLNETQGKLEETNRTLNDFDAAKKKLSIENSDLLRQLEEAESQVSQLSKIKISLTTQLEDTKRLADEESRERATLLGKFRNLEHDLDNIREQVEEEAEGKADIQRQLSKANAEAQLWRTKYESEGVARAEELEEAKRKLQARLAEAEETIESLNQKVIALEKTKQRLATEVEDLQLEVDRATAIANAAEKKQKAFDKIIGEWKLKVDDLAAELDASQKECRNYSTELFRLKGAYEEGQEQLEAVRRENKNLADEVKDLLDQIGEGGRNIHEIEKARKRLEAEKDELQAALEEAEAALEQEENKVLRSQLELSQVRQEIDRRIQEKEEEFENTRKNHQRALDSMQASLEAEAKGKAEALRMKKKLEADINELEIALDHANKANAEAQKNIKRYQQQLKDVQTALEEEQRARDDARELLGISERRANALQNELEESRTLLEQADRGRRQAEQELGDAHEQLNELGAQNASISAAKRKLESELQTLHSDLDELLNEAKNSEEKAKKAMVDAARLADELRAEQDHAQTQEKLRKALETQIKELQVRLDEAEANALKGGKKAIQKLEQRVRELENELDGEQRRHADAQKNLRKSERRIKELSFQADEDRKNHERMQDLVDKLQQKIKTYKRQIEEAEEIAALNLAKFRKAQQELEEAEERADLAEQAIAKFRTKGRGGSAARGLSPAPHRPMQRPMFDGSAFPPRFDLQPDGEL